From the genome of Miscanthus floridulus cultivar M001 chromosome 10, ASM1932011v1, whole genome shotgun sequence, one region includes:
- the LOC136488548 gene encoding uncharacterized protein: MQGRTAACAGGGSTRGRRRRAPRSRAARLGGGRGRAMQGRGHAVAEARRRGHAVAGAHRCGPAVAAERGWQRWRVGDVRAGTEQSGRAARLGWGCSGAGDAGAGAHGGGGSPTWARRRGRAGVAALAGRGCARRDRAERVGS; encoded by the coding sequence ATGCAGGGGAGGACGGCCGCGTGCGCCGGCGGTGGCAGCacgcgcggacggcggcggcgcgcgcctaGGAGCCGCGCGGCTAGGCTGGGGGGTGGTCGGGGGCGGGCAATGCAGGGGCGGGGGCACGCGGTGGCGGAGGCTCGCCGGCGTGGCCACGCGGTGGCGGGGGCTCACCGGTGTGGGCCCGCCGTCGCGGCGGAGCGGGGGTGGCAGCGCTGGCGGGTCGGGGATGTGCGCGCCGGGACCGAGCAGAGCGGGCGGGCAGCGCGGCTGGGCTGGGGGTGCTCAGGGGCGGGTGATGCAGGGGCGGGGGCGCACGGTGGCGGGGGCTCACCGACGTGGGCGCGCCGGCGCGGCAGAGCGGGGGTGGCGGCGCTGGCGGGCCGGGGATGCGCACGCCGGGACCGAGCAGAGCGGGTGGGCAGCTAG